The nucleotide sequence ACAAATGGAAGGTCATTGACCGTGAATTATCCAATTCTCCGTACTCAACTTCAAATACGCAATAGGAAGAAAAATGAAGTCTTCCATTAATACTGAGGCGTTGTCCCCATTCCAACCGATAAGAACTGGCCCCCCGCCGGCAGCCTAGGCCACTTGAATTCTCAGTGCGCTTGGGACGAGCTCTGGATTATCAGCCACCTGTCAAATTATCAACTCTCACCTTATCTCATTAACTGCGAGCACACAAAATTTGACCCAACGTGGACAAAACGTGATAAGCGGCTACCTAAAATGTTCTCGGTAGAGCCAGCACACGGAGAAAAACGGTCTATAATTTTTCTAAGTGCACAACAAAACATTTTGGTTCAATCACTCCCTAATAAAATTCTAGTGcattacaaataaaaatattacaaattatttcTCGACACCTAGATGAATACATTTTACGGTTCCACAGATAATTCTTTCCGTGAAATATGCAAACACTTGATTTATAGCGCCAGGAGCCAGGGGCCAAGAACAAAGTCGTAAATTGCATCAAAAGAAGTTAATCCTCGGCGGGTTCCGCAATAAACTTACCCAGCCATCTCTTATACATCATTTCTGATTTCAGTTGTGTTCCAATTAGCGAGGCAGGTCGTCCGCGCGTATCGGCGTCGGTGAAGCAACTGATCGTTGATTCCAGTGCCGGTGCTTAGACCTCGGTTGGCGGAGAGCGCTATCAGATGGAGAGCAACGTCAAGGCTGCAGGAAAGCGTTCTCTTTCTGCTAAGGGGCCTGTTTAGAAAGCTCTGGGAGGTTTATCACACAGTGGGTAAACAGCTGATTGTCtcataataatttatttcaattcTTGTATGCTATGTACTGAAGCACAAACTACTGAAGTGCACAGGTAACCCTTtgtttttaacaaaaaatatatcgCATTTATCGCTCCTTGTTTGTCGCTGCCTTATCCCGGATCCAATGCGCAGCTTCTTTTGGATAGCAGACAATTAACGTTGTAGAGTACTTTACATTAGCCGTCGATATTAGGTAGGTCTTTGAATATGCTATATCGATTTATCAAGtatgaattatatattttgttttatcaACCAACATCACGAGTTTGCGCTTTGATTCTCACATTGCCCCTCCCCATTCCTCCCGGACATTTCCGACCAGGCTTAGCCCAATGCAACAGATAATACGGAAACATAAAACATTCGTGGGGTCATCTAAAAACAAGCTCTAGGCGGCGGCGTGGGCTTCAATGTTTACACAAACAACAATAACCAATCTGAGCTAGAGTCGATCCCTGGCAGTTCAGTTAAAATCGGTGTAAAGGTCGGGACTTCGgggcgttgttgttggctgGCCCGGCTGTTCCAGGTTAGCCGCCATCTGGCGTAGATTCTCCACGCCAGTCAGCAGTTGCCTGCAAGGAGTGGTGGATGCACGGTCAGGTAGGTTTTCTTTAACTGGTTCTTACTGGTTTCTTACCTCAGGTTCTGTTCCGCAGTGTCGGCGGCTCGCAGTAGATCCCTCGACAAATGATGCGTTCTGGACGGTCGTGGGGTGCTGATACCACTGCTGGCGGCGCTCTCAGTGCCTCTGCCAGGAGTCGCCACTGGGACTCCACCTGCGGCACAATCAGGAACGCCGCTGCCTCTTAGGGTGCTTAGCTCCGCCTGAAAACAGTTTTAagaattaaaatatttgcggCTACTTATACAAGGTCACCAAGATGTTATTTAGTTAAGTATTTTgacaaattaaaatattattttttggcTTTCGCCATTATGTAAATTTTGATCGACAATATGTACATTTTAATGTACACTGCGTGACATTTTAGGGGTTTGAAGTGAAGCCCAAAATTGGAATTCAAAGTATTTAAGTTAGTTTAAGGAACTTAAATAGGTTTTGACCGATTCCGGTTATGTTAAAACCTATTTAAGTTCCTTCCCTTTTGATCGATTCCGGTTATGTTAAAACCTATTTAAGTTCCTTCAGCTTACAAAGCGTTTGGGTTTTACAGCAAAGTAAAAATTTGATAAAAGTACAcatcttaaaataaaatttgtttttaaaaatatagcGCAGTTATCGAAAAATGGCTTCAAAATgtcattttataaaaaattgtcttTGTTGTGTTTTTAACACTTCTTTTTACAATTTAAAGCAGTTTCGGTAGAGCTTTAATTAACAATGGTTTAAGTAAATTAATCGTCATTAAGCATTTCCGGAAAGGGCACTCACCTCCAATTGGGCCAACTGTCGCCTTAGGTGCTGCGTGGCTTGTGTGTTGGTCGTCGTGGCCAGCGCTTCCCGTCTTCGAGAGGCCTCTGAAAGCTGTAGCAGCTGCTGCTCAAAGTCACTGGCCCTTCTGGCTTGCACATTAAGTTCCGCGCGAGCCTCCTGTAGCTCCTGTTGCAAACGCTCGTTCTCCTGCCGAAGTGTCGACAGTTGCAACGTGCTTACCGCATCTTGGGGAGGCGAATCAATGGAATTCGAGGGCAGCCCGATAGCCACGTCGGCTAATCGCTGAGACGAGTGAATTATGGGGCCATCAGACAGGAAGTCCGGCAGCATTTTAACGGTAGAGCCAGTGGCTGGTTCTCCGGAAGGACCGGGGACGGAGGCAGCACTGGGGAGACCCCTGGGTGCAAGCGCAGACGGTAGCAGCCCCACAGCTCCGCTCGTTGCCTCAGCTGCTCCGAGAGGCGAGTTTGGGGGCGAACTCAAGGCATCCTGACCGCCGCACCAAGCGTCCGGCAAGTGATCTTGCACAAAGTCTGGCAGGGCGGATGCAGCAGCCGCCCCACCGCCGCTGGCGCCACCCGCTCCGTTGCACGTGTCCAAGGGCAGGTCCAGTTTCATTTTGGGACCGGCGGACAGCACTAGTCGAGTGGGACGCTGATCGCGGTTTCCAGACGGCCGACGACGCGGCGAGGACGAGGGGCACGGCAAGTGTGGTGGCATCTCGTAATTGGAGTAGGATCGAGGCACATAGCGCGTTCCAATGGCGGGTTGCTGGTTGGATGCTGCCGATGGGAAAATATCTGACGGAGTGGGGAGAGCGAGTTAGAGAAATCGCGAAAAAGCCCTATCATGAACTCACCGTCATCTATTCGCTCGTCGTAAAGCCTGCTGGTGTTGCGCACCTGTGCCAGCGCCACGTGGTCATCGTCGTCGTTGTCCAGTGCGTCCTGCACGGCGTCGTGGCCCAGCCGAAGATCCGGTCTTAAGCGGTGCTGGGACTGGGATCCGCCGCTGCTGCTGGAGGGACCTCCCCCACAGGCTGCGTACTCCGCCAGACTCGCCTGCGAGTCAAAAGAGCTGAAGCGCGGGGATCGCTTCATCCTGGACGATGCACTGCTGCCGTTCACGTCTGGCGGTTGCATGTGGGAGGCAGAGGCTGACTGGGGCACCTTTGGCCGGGCGCCAGTAGACGTCTGCACGGCTGCCGAGGTCACCGTGCTGGTCGGAGCCGTCACAGTGCCTGTGCTGCTGAGAAAGTGCTTAAAGGAGAAGGAGGACGAAGACGAGGAGGCAGCTCCTGATCCGGCGCCCGTAGACGTGGAGGCCCGCATGCTGGAGTAGTCCGTGCCACGACCATTCAGACACACGTCCGCCACGAGATCGTTCACCCCTTGGGAGGTGGGCGCCGACTCCTTGGAGGCCACCGCCGCCTCTGTCAGGAGCGCCTGCTGCGCGGTTTGGGGAATCCGCTGTTGAGGGGTGGCCGTCGCCGACGCTTCGGTCGTACTCCCATTTGCCATTTAATTGCAAACGCGGTCGATGGTTGCCGGGAGGTCCTGCTTGAGTGTCGGCCGTGCTGGGAGATGCGTCTGAGTCCTGCTGCCTGTGGCGTCTGCTGTTTCCCTGCCTCCTGTGGTATCGTTCTCTCCTGCAACTCAGTTATTTTCGCATCCCATTTTCCCCTGCGACTTTTCACTCGGTGTTACCAGATATTGAAACGGCTGTCCCCAGTGTGGCAGCTCCGATAACAATACAAATTCctacattttaaataatacccaaaatttaattttgttggCTCATTTTAAACATTATACACCAACACTTTAGGGTTGTTTCAAACTGAAATCTAGAAACTGTCCTTGCGTTTGAAATCCCTTTCACACAGGCGCTTAAAACGCCGTTCCCGTTTTTACCTTTGGTTTCTGGAATTGTTTCGTTCAGACGCGGGTATTTCAATCATGTGTAAGCAGAAGGTATAAATGATGGAGCTCTATTAAAATTCTGAACTCCAAGTTTCATCCACAGTTGGTGCTTAAAAACGCCAGATTTGGCGGGAAAAAGGTCGAGGTGCCAGCTCTGGTTCTGTGAATCGTCTCGCGGGCAGTGTTGGGAAGCGCGTGCAGTTCAGCCATAGTAAACAAAACGCGACGTTCGGTTCGCAGCGCATTTTTAATGCAATAAAAGCGAAAGGCGAGCCGTGATCACGCAATTGCCGTTGCATTGCCTGTGGTGGTATTAAATCCGCGGTTTCGCGTTGTCTTTCGCAGCCCGGATCCTTTTTCCGAGCGCTTTTTTGTCACGCAGTTGTGGAAGGAAAACTCTGCGTAGCAAACAAACCGGTCGGTGCTCTCGTACATACATTGTATATACACAATACACACAGACAAGTTCAGACGCGTACATGGCCGCGGAAAAAGCGTCGCAGTGCATTTTGTGTCGCAAATTAATTGCGCCGAGGGCCTCGAAAAACAGTGTTTGTCCGCCGAACTCATAATTTCTGGCGTCCATATGCAACCGCTGCCCGGCCTCTGCCGTGCCTCTGCAGCGGGGGTGAGGGTGCGTCCATGTGAGCCTGCATCTGCGTGCGCGAGAGTGTGAGTGCGAGTGTAAAGGTGGTGGGGTGAGCCGAAACTTCGCGTATTGTGAATTGCCGTGCAAGCACACACAAACAAAGCCGCCCGCCCACAGAAACACCCCCTCTCCAGCGCCAGCGAGTGTTCCACTTTCGACTGTCCTGATTTTCCGGCAGCGCAGCTTCTTTGCGGGCGTGTTCCTCGTCCTACTCCCATTCCTGCGGGGCAGAGCCGCCGATCGAAGGACCTCGGGCCAGGACACTTGCAGCATGCCCGGGGGCAGGAGCTGCGACAGGTAAGCTCCTCGAAGCAAATTCCAATTAGACCTCGCCCGCGCCCCTTGCCGCACTTGGATTGGGGAGAACCGCTCTGCCCCGGCCACGGCCCCATTTATCGACTCTCTCGTCCTCTCTCTCCACGATTTGCCCCGGCTGGGTTGACTTCTTGCTGGCCTCTCGGCTTTCCTGCATTTCCACACGCGTCGGCCTTTGCCTTCCTTTCACCTTGCACAGTGGAGCAGCCCACACTGAAATCCGAAAAGTAGAAGGATAAATAAGAAAAACCTCTTGATCTGTGCTTAAACATCTTATCAGTCCTCAACGATTCCGCCCTAGCTAGTGAAAAATTAGGTAAAATTCAAATACTTTCTAGGGAACTAAAACTTATGTATTTCTTCAAAGAAATTCGGATTTATAAAGATGTTTTACTTTTTAACACGCCACGGTTTTCATTTAATTAACAATTGTTCGGATGAATTAACCCCACTGTGCGGCGGCTTTAGCGTTTTCTCGTCTGTCATTGCTGCCTCTGCTTTTTCTTCTTCTACCCTCGTTTTGTATACAAATTatggtgttgttgttgttgcgtTTGCAGTTGTTGTTTTAAGCTTTTATGGGCAGTGCATTCCACTTGTTTGTTGTTAATGtagttgtagttgttgctgctgctgctgttctGTTGGCCATGTATTCTGTGAAACGTTATAAATATAGACTTTAATTTGCCTTTGGCTGAGTTCGGTTGTTGTTGGTGATTATTTGAAAATTGATTTTGTTTGCTCTGCAGTTAATAATTTATCCCCTGGTCCCCCCTGTTTCTGCCCACTTGACTGTGAAGCGTGCAATATGGGAGGAAAAGTGAAAATGCGGCCCTTCCCTTTTTGTTGTGGTGAGCTGGTGGATGGTCTTGGTTGGACTCCTTCTTCTTGTGCGTCTTGGTAATTCAATTAACGTGTTCGGACCACCCGTTGCGCACACCCACTGCCTCCCTCCCAACACCCCAAGCTGAGCATATTGTTGACCCATATTCGggtatttttgtttttctgttaataaatatttctaattcttcgttgtgaactcgGGACTGTGGGCTGTTCATTGGTCTGTGATAAGCCACAATTGGTCTGATTTCTTATCAAATTAACAGTTTAGTCGCTCTCCAGTTGTCAGTAGTTCTTCATCTGATCCCCTACTAATCTTCTTCACGGCACATtggttaaaatattatttaaacataagatttcaaaactataaaaaaaaggTTCATTACTCAATTCTTACATTAGATTGTCCACAATTAGTGGAACtggaaatacattttattagaTGTCCCAAAAGTAATGCTACTAAAAATACGTTTCGAGAATAATTATactgaaaatatattttatttaatttatcttTATCTTCCTGAACACCATGTTAGATATTTATGACCAATAACTATACACCAAACAGAGTCTATTTATTATTCAAATGCGTTGGTCTATAAAAGGAGAATATTTAGTGGGTTTTATCTGACAGTTAGGAAACAATAGCCTGACATGCCTTTTCACGACTAGACTAATATCCTCCATCTTTTGACCTTCCCCCACAGAAGCTTATCGCTCGACTCTCCGATGCGTCCCGGGCATTCATCGCTGGCTTAGGTGCGTTATCCCAGGATTGGACAGCGCTCAGATGTCGTCGAGCAACGGTGGCTTTAGTAGTGCCACCAACGGGCGTAGCGGCAGCACCGGCAGCGCTAACATCAACCTTAATCTCAAGGGGCAGGAAAGGTCTGTGGGAGCGACACTTGGGGCTGGTGCATCAGGTGCCACGACTACGTCAATTACACACAAAACACTGCCGGATCTGAAGACACAGAGGAGTAATAGCGCCTGCCACGCCCACGAGTCGCTATCCACTCTTCGTCGCATCGCGCTGCCTGAAAAACCGCCCGAAAAGCCGCTCAGCTATGGGGCGGCCCAAAGCCGGGTTTTGAATAAAGAGGCTAAGGAGGAACACCTGGTCTACTGTGAGGGCCGCCTACACTCGGGTCCGCTGCAAACGCTCATTTCCCACATGGTCCCCACCCACGAATACTACCCGGACGACGGCTTTGTTTTCGCGTTTCTTCTCAGCGCAAGGCTCTTTGTGCGCCCCCACGAGCTACTGGCGCAGATTTCGCAGACTTGGGAACAGCAGCAGAAGGATGTGGGCGCCGGTGGTGATGTGGTGGACGATGCCGGACAAGCGCCTGGCCGCCCCATTCAACTCAGCATCAACTCCGCCTCGCCGCTGACGCAGCGGAAGGGGTCTGCGGTGGCGGCCGCTCCCACGTCGGAGCTAGAGCCGCGTCCCCAGCAGCGGACGAGCACACAGCGCTCTGCCCAACACTGCATCAGACTCCTGTCGGAATGGATCGAGATCTTCCCTTACGACTTTAGAGATGAGCGTTTGATGCAGCAGGTGCGCATTCTAGCAAGGAAGTGCGTCTACATTGACAATTCGCTGGGTAAACAAGTGTCGCGAATCCTGCAGTTGCTTGTTTCCCGGCTGACCACACTAGAGCAGTATGAGGAGTTTCTGCAGACACTTAGCTCTGAGGAGGCGCAGagtcagcagcagcagcagcaccatcACCACGGACACCATCATCATTTGCACAATGCCTTCCAGACTTTTCTGGGTACCTCTTCGCATGCCAACGGGGCCAGTGGCGGCGGTTCGGCCAGCGGCACCTCCAATTCCTCCTCCAGCGGCCACACATCCTCTGCCTCCACATCCAACTCGATCTCCACAACTCCCCAGCCGGACGAAGTGTTTGGCATCATGGACATGTGCCCGAGCTGTGCACACTTGGCCCACCAGCTGACGGCCATCGAGCTGGAGCGCTTGTCACACATCGGGCCGGAGGAGTTTGTCCAGGCCTTTGCAAAGGATTACCAGCAGCAAGCCAAGGATGGGAGCAAGGAGGGCATCAAAGGCAAGTGTAGCGGTAGCGGTTCGTTGAACGATATGAAGAAAACACGTAACCTGGAGTCTTATGTGCAATGGTTCAATCGGCTCAGCTACTTGACGGCCAGCGAGATTGTCAAGGTGGGTAAATAGTAAAAAATCGATCTAGGAAAGAGCAGCTTTTAGCGTAACatattaaatatgtttttcaaTGTTTCCCTGACAGTACCCTAAGAAAAAGCAGCGTGTGCGCATCATAGAGTATTGGATTGAGACAGCCCGCGAGTGCTTCAATATTGGCAACTTTAATAGTCTGATGGCCATAATAGCTGGTCTAAATCTGGCGCCCATTGGCAGACTCAAAAAGACGGTAAGCTGTTTGAAGGGTTCACTATATTTCCTCTGTGACTTATTTCTATGTTATTTTAATACTCAGTGGGCTAAGGTGCAATCGGCCAAGTTCTCTGTGCTGGAACATCAAATGGATCCAACATCGAACTTTAACAGCTATCGCTCTACGCTCAAAGCTGCGATGTGGCGTTCAGAGGGCGCTACTGAGGAACGCGAAcgcataatcattccattcTTTAGTTTATTTGTTAAGGATTTGTACTTTTTAAACGAGGGATGCTCCAACCGGTAAGTAGATTTGGTAGTGCCACCCGTAAGTCCACTTATCGCGTATCTTTACTATAATAGGCTGCCGAACAATCATATCAATTTTGAAAAGTGCTCCCAGCTGGCCAAACAAGTAATGGAGTTCAACGAGTGGAAGAAAGTGAAATGTCCCTTCGAGCAGCTGCCCAACGTCATAGCCTATCTTCAACACAGCGCCGTGCTTAATGAGAACACTCTTTCCATGGCATCTTTCGAGTGTGAGCCACCGGAGAACACGGAGGAGAAGGACCGCTACAAGACCGTAAAAGCGGAAACGAAGCAACAACTGCTACAGCAGCTGCAAGAGCAGCAACATTAGTCGCAGTAACCACTATGTAGAGAGTAGACTAAGCTACGCTTAAGCGCTTGCCATGATTATTTTTCTAATAGAGCCGTAAGACCGGGGATATTAAGTTGATGCGAACGATAAGTACAGAGGGTGACCAAGCCTCAAGCCCCGTCTAGACCCTTTATGGAAAAAAAGCTTCTGAAGCTAAAGTCTCACTGTAGTATCTTGTCAATCATTTGTATATTCACTTATTCCCCTTCTCTTTGTGTTCCTGTCCCAAAAATTGAATGACGGGCTGCAGCCTGTCTTTTAGAGGGAAAACTCCGAAACGTTGCCagtaattttatttatttaactagACGATTAGGAGGATGGAAACAACGAACCAATGTACTTAAAGCCTTATATGGCTAACAGCTAACGCAACTAATTTAGTTATTACCGTGGAATATTTGGTAAAGCACGAAACATTTATGATATCATAGTTATGATCAAAACCATCTGACAAAGCTGCAAAAGTACGCGATATTCGTACGTGACcagtatttatatttatgtatacaATTTTATAGCTAAATGAAATCTTTTTGATATTTCGTAAAGATTACATCCGGGTATAATCCAACGGATTACACGATTATTCTGTCTCGAGGCTTTTCTGCATCAGCAACATGTATCGGCAATTATCAGTCGCTGCGCATTAACACTTTTGTATAATTAAGGAAACCAACAAAACAAGATGTAAGAAAAGCAACAAAGAAAAGGACTCTTTGTGGTAAAACGATGCTTTTTCTCTATAAGAATTAGGTTTTTAACAATGCAATTGCAAGATTAAGTAATATTGTGGATGAAATCATAAATGATATTAACTATAAAGGGACTAAACACACCATTAATAATTAATGCAGCTTTCGAATAAAGGATATGAACAAAACCAGTTCGCATAACAAAATTGTGTAATTTCTTTATCTTATCATAGAAATGATTAATTTTGTACAAGTGGTTGCACGGATTACATTTAAAAGGAACTCAACTCTTAACACAGAAATAAGTTTGAAATATCGTAACTAAttcaattaattttctgctgaGCAGAGTTGCAAAATTTAGTCAAGAGAGTATTCTATTGTCAAGTGCCTCGACTAATATATTCCCGTTAGTCAAATAGCTATTTAAAGGGGGATTTCCCATGTCTCGATTTCAAAAAATCTATCATACCCTTGCACAGGGTACAATGATTGCAGTCGGAAGTTTGCAaggcagtgaaggagacgtttctgACCTcgtaaagtatatatactttttaatagGCATTACTAGactagtcgatctagccatgtccgtctgtccgtttctacgcaaactagtctatctgttttaaagctatcggtttgaaaccttcccaaaagtcttatttctattGCAGGTAGTCTATAAGTCGAAAtgagccggatcggacaaaaaaatatttttttatatgtataaaaattataacttgGGTGTTTTTAGAGATATTAACTTTTACTCTTGGGATTATCATTATTTAACTATTtcagaattttgaattaaatttaaaaaaatcggacgacaattatatatagctgccataggaacgatcggataattaaagtcaaaataatacaaagacCGTTATATTTCGCTTATGTACGGTAGCAAATTAAAATGGAACATTATTCTTATTCTAAAGCCGTACGAGCCACAGTCTTAACTTTAGCTTTAACTTTAACTTTTAACTTGAAATGGAGATCGGTGTAAGAGATTTGACAACTCTAAATCAAGCTTGTCTGCTAACTTTAAGTCGCTATAATAAGACCCAAACTTTTCTTGTTTCGATGTGTACTTTACGCACGTTAAGACCAAATTGTGGTTACATATTAATTACTTCAATACTGTGTTCTCTTGtactaaaaaaattattatctTGCACAAATCGGAGTTGTATAGTTTTCGGCGGATTCGAATAAGCCTGAAGAGTTATTAGATCTGAACTGAGCTCTAGTTTTTGACGTCCAATTACTCGTACTTTTGATCGCTAATTTTTCTGATAATTGGTAATACGGCAAAAGTTGAGGAGTCTTAAATTCTTACAAGTTCTGATAATGTTTCCAAATTCGACTTCCCAGTATTTGATGGAATTTTACTAAGAACAATTACGTCAAAGTAATATTTAATTGATTCTTTCACGTGTATTTAGTATAAATGGTTTAGGAACTGTGAccatttgaaaatttttcaaaatttatcTTTAAACATGTATTTAGCATAAAGAGTTTAGGAACTGGGACCATTTGAATGTGAGCAATTTATTGATATTTTCCGCTAAATTAGCGGGTTTATAAAAAAGTTGTAGAGCAAATGTTTTTCAGCTCAATACTAAAGTGCGTCATAAAATAAGGcaagatacaaaaaatgatGCACACCGACAAATTTACTTTCAGGTTTCAATTAGAAAATGGTACAAAATGCAATTAAATTGAATAACTTTGCATTGGGCTAAAATTAAAAGATTGGTAAATTTTGCTTCGCCGGTATCTCTACCTTAAATCTTTTAAATCTAACAATTATATGCGCTAATGAAAGTTAATTTTGTCGTATTCCTTTTTCTTTTactttttagttttaagaGTAATAAATCACACTGCTTCGGACAGCGAGAACCGAAGATATATGTAGCATTTTATAGGTAGATTCCTCCTGTTACCGAAGCAGGAAACTTGAAACTTCAACAGCGATTACCTCGAAATAAGGTTTTACAGAAAATGCTTTTTCGGTGGTCCTGGTTGCTGGAAAACTATAAGTCGGATCGCTTTCGTTTTTTTTGTCGTTGAATGGgtacaatttaaattaaaaaaaaaacactttcCTTGTTCAGACGGCCGCCATTTCCGAGGTTATAGAAATATTGCGATTCCTTCGTTCAGCGACAAGATATTAGATTAAACTGTTattatacctgttactcgtagagtaaaagggtatactagattcgtcgaaaagtatgtaacaggtaaaggtatatatgtatatccttgatcaggatcactagccgagtcgatctagccatgtccgtctgtctctccttccggatgaacgctgagatctcggaaactataagagctaggctattgcgACTTGGcctgcagattcctgagcttcttacgcagctcaagtttgtttgtgtcagcagagtgccacgcccacgtcACTTCGTTTGCTTGCGGGAGTAGAGTTTTGTTTAACGTGAGCGGCGGTcagcttttttatttatttatttatttatatcctagcgctacaagtgcacacttataattattattatattattattttatcttattattatttttaaattattaaaacaatttctctcgctctcttaattattattaatgaCTAACATAAAATTTTCGTAGTTTCTTAGTTactattgttattgttatacccgttactcgtagagtaaaagggtatactagattcgtcggaaagtatgtaacaggcagaaggaagcgtttccgaccccataaagtatatatattcttgatcaggatcactagccgagtcgatctagccatgtccgtctgtccgtctgtccgtctgaccgtctgtccgtctgtccgtctgtccgtctgtctgtccgtccggatgaacgctgagatctcggaaactatgagagctaggctattgagatttggcgtacagattcctgagcttcctacgcagcgcaagtttgtttcagtagactgccacgcccactctaacgcccacaaaccgcccaaaactgtaacttctacagttttgatgctagatagaaaattttaactgaaatgtattgttctcatcaatacctatcgattgacctaaaaaaaagtttgccacgcccacttaaacgcccacaaaccgcgaaaacctgtgacgcccacaatttgcatgctagataaaaaattttaactgaaatgtattggtgtcgtcaatacctatcgattgatccaaaaataattttgcctcgcccactctaacgcccataacgcttaaatctgtctaccgccggtaggtggcgcattttaatttcgctttgctgcttgcatatctccatttccctttgagtaacgggtatctgatagtcgaggtactcgactatagcgttcttccttgttatacccgttactcgtagagtaaaagggtatactagattcgtcggaaagtatgtaacaggcagaaggaagcgtttccgaccccataaagtatatatattcttgatcaggatcactagccgagtcgatctagccatgtccgtctgtccgtctgtccgtctgtccgtctgtccgtctgtccgtctgtccgtctgtccgtctgtccgtctgtccgtctgtctgtccgtccggatgaacgctgagatctcggaaactatgggagctaggctattgagatttggcgtgcagattcctgagcttcttacgcagcgcaagtttgtttcagcacagtgccacgcccactctaacgcccacaaaccgcccaaaactgtggctcctacagttttgatgctagaataaaaattttaactgaaatgtattgttctcatcaatacctatcgattgactcaaaaaaaagtttgccacgcccactctaacgcccacaaaccgcccaaaactgtggctcctacaattttgatgctagaataaaaattttaactcaaatgtattgttctcatcaatacctatcgattgacccaaaaaaaagttt is from Drosophila suzukii chromosome 3, CBGP_Dsuzu_IsoJpt1.0, whole genome shotgun sequence and encodes:
- the l(3)04053 gene encoding uncharacterized protein l(3)04053, translated to MANGSTTEASATATPQQRIPQTAQQALLTEAAVASKESAPTSQGVNDLVADVCLNGRGTDYSSMRASTSTGAGSGAASSSSSSFSFKHFLSSTGTVTAPTSTVTSAAVQTSTGARPKVPQSASASHMQPPDVNGSSASSRMKRSPRFSSFDSQASLAEYAACGGGPSSSSGGSQSQHRLRPDLRLGHDAVQDALDNDDDDHVALAQVRNTSRLYDERIDDDIFPSAASNQQPAIGTRYVPRSYSNYEMPPHLPCPSSSPRRRPSGNRDQRPTRLVLSAGPKMKLDLPLDTCNGAGGASGGGAAAASALPDFVQDHLPDAWCGGQDALSSPPNSPLGAAEATSGAVGLLPSALAPRGLPSAASVPGPSGEPATGSTVKMLPDFLSDGPIIHSSQRLADVAIGLPSNSIDSPPQDAVSTLQLSTLRQENERLQQELQEARAELNVQARRASDFEQQLLQLSEASRRREALATTTNTQATQHLRRQLAQLEAELSTLRGSGVPDCAAGGVPVATPGRGTESAASSGISTPRPSRTHHLSRDLLRAADTAEQNLRQLLTGVENLRQMAANLEQPGQPTTTPRSPDLYTDFN
- the LOC108007694 gene encoding ras-GEF domain-containing family member 1B, with product MSSSNGGFSSATNGRSGSTGSANINLNLKGQERSVGATLGAGASGATTTSITHKTLPDLKTQRSNSACHAHESLSTLRRIALPEKPPEKPLSYGAAQSRVLNKEAKEEHLVYCEGRLHSGPLQTLISHMVPTHEYYPDDGFVFAFLLSARLFVRPHELLAQISQTWEQQQKDVGAGGDVVDDAGQAPGRPIQLSINSASPLTQRKGSAVAAAPTSELEPRPQQRTSTQRSAQHCIRLLSEWIEIFPYDFRDERLMQQVRILARKCVYIDNSLGKQVSRILQLLVSRLTTLEQYEEFLQTLSSEEAQSQQQQQHHHHGHHHHLHNAFQTFLGTSSHANGASGGGSASGTSNSSSSGHTSSASTSNSISTTPQPDEVFGIMDMCPSCAHLAHQLTAIELERLSHIGPEEFVQAFAKDYQQQAKDGSKEGIKGKCSGSGSLNDMKKTRNLESYVQWFNRLSYLTASEIVKYPKKKQRVRIIEYWIETARECFNIGNFNSLMAIIAGLNLAPIGRLKKTWAKVQSAKFSVLEHQMDPTSNFNSYRSTLKAAMWRSEGATEERERIIIPFFSLFVKDLYFLNEGCSNRLPNNHINFEKCSQLAKQVMEFNEWKKVKCPFEQLPNVIAYLQHSAVLNENTLSMASFECEPPENTEEKDRYKTVKAETKQQLLQQLQEQQH